The proteins below are encoded in one region of Clostridium pasteurianum DSM 525 = ATCC 6013:
- a CDS encoding lantibiotic immunity ABC transporter MutG family permease subunit, translating into MIKILSAEWIKTKRTPIKWVVFLTPILYSLVITWYYSSKTIDLSTEISVFQIFFEVWTIIFIPIGAGLFSGFMIYQEELAGKFNGLLISKLPRLKLYLGKLIILIFLTTLSIFIGTFILIIGLNYVIHVPVSISIFIMAAIVTALSTIPLLAFHLWISLAWGMGASIGVGGGGLLIAALMGTNLGNMVWKYIPWAWPVRISTLPAIYLLNLSEKEIGYAVQQNAAGAVCALVFLIIMLAGGIKWFEKWEGRKVYN; encoded by the coding sequence ATGATAAAAATATTATCAGCTGAATGGATTAAAACAAAACGTACACCGATAAAATGGGTTGTGTTTTTAACTCCAATTTTATATTCACTAGTAATCACATGGTATTATTCATCAAAAACCATAGATTTAAGTACGGAAATCTCAGTATTTCAGATCTTCTTTGAGGTATGGACAATTATATTTATACCAATAGGGGCAGGTTTGTTTTCAGGATTTATGATATATCAGGAAGAGCTTGCAGGGAAGTTTAATGGACTGTTAATAAGTAAATTGCCTCGTTTGAAACTGTATTTAGGAAAATTGATAATTCTTATTTTCCTTACAACATTAAGTATATTCATTGGAACCTTTATTCTCATTATTGGATTAAATTATGTAATACATGTACCTGTTTCTATTTCCATTTTTATTATGGCAGCAATAGTAACAGCACTAAGTACAATACCACTATTAGCCTTTCATCTATGGATAAGCCTTGCCTGGGGGATGGGAGCTTCCATTGGAGTTGGAGGAGGGGGACTTCTTATAGCTGCATTAATGGGTACAAATCTTGGAAATATGGTATGGAAATATATACCTTGGGCATGGCCTGTTAGAATATCTACTCTTCCAGCGATATATCTTCTTAATTTATCAGAGAAAGAGATTGGTTATGCTGTTCAACAGAATGCCGCAGGTGCAGTATGTGCATTAGTTTTTCTTATAATTATGTTAGCGGGAGGCATAAAATGGTTTGAAAAATGGGAAGGAAGAAAAGTGTATAATTGA
- a CDS encoding TetR/AcrR family transcriptional regulator encodes MDKSDNTKNQLIEAVIGLLQECNDVSEITSRKITERAKINLSTINYHFASKDELINIAVNKLIGDAADAYFQDMKNNMKSPKDKLRDFLVGISDIAVDYKKYIREMIPYILLKGEFTQTIEILPLVKECFQESKNDEECKIISYQLISFMQLVFYRADEFKSFSKIDIMNKQERDRLVDIQLDLFIK; translated from the coding sequence TTGGATAAATCAGATAATACTAAAAATCAATTAATAGAAGCAGTAATAGGACTATTGCAAGAGTGTAATGATGTTTCAGAAATAACATCAAGGAAGATAACAGAAAGAGCAAAAATAAATTTATCAACAATAAATTATCATTTTGCTTCTAAAGATGAACTAATAAATATTGCAGTAAATAAATTAATAGGAGATGCTGCGGATGCTTATTTTCAGGATATGAAAAATAATATGAAATCACCAAAAGATAAACTTAGAGATTTTTTAGTTGGTATTAGTGATATAGCTGTTGATTATAAAAAATATATAAGAGAAATGATACCTTATATTTTATTAAAAGGAGAATTTACTCAAACTATTGAAATACTTCCTTTAGTTAAAGAATGCTTTCAAGAAAGTAAAAATGATGAAGAATGTAAAATTATTTCATATCAATTAATTTCATTCATGCAATTAGTATTCTATAGAGCAGATGAATTTAAGTCTTTTAGTAAGATTGATATTATGAATAAGCAGGAAAGAGATAGGCTTGTTGATATTCAACTAGATTTGTTTATCAAATAA
- a CDS encoding transposase, whose amino-acid sequence MKGKSYTKELKEEILREVKDVGNVSLVSRRHGISKSTIFTWIKKSENKDEIKVKPGRKALVEGQKEFESEITEVTKENDHLKKILGEKDLEIAILKDLIKKANPQLKIK is encoded by the coding sequence ATGAAAGGCAAAAGTTATACAAAAGAATTAAAAGAAGAAATATTGAGAGAAGTAAAGGATGTAGGAAATGTTTCTTTAGTATCAAGAAGACATGGTATATCAAAATCAACCATATTTACTTGGATAAAGAAATCTGAGAATAAGGATGAGATTAAGGTTAAGCCAGGAAGAAAGGCTTTAGTTGAGGGACAAAAAGAGTTTGAAAGTGAAATTACAGAAGTAACAAAAGAGAATGATCATCTTAAAAAGATTTTAGGTGAAAAAGATTTAGAAATAGCTATCCTTAAAGATTTAATAAAAAAAGCAAACCCTCAATTAAAGATAAAGTAG
- a CDS encoding C40 family peptidase: MKNKKVIIFALSLIFIFIMVSTFISSNKELKNGEAVVNYAEKFKAVKYVWGGESPSGFDCSGFTKYVYAHFGVNLPHNAAQQYKYGKKISKNSLKPGDLVFFGKKSNSIYHVGIYIGNGNFINAPKAGENVKITALCYMPDYYGAKRIKI; encoded by the coding sequence ATGAAAAATAAAAAGGTAATTATATTTGCACTGTCATTAATATTTATATTTATTATGGTGAGTACTTTTATTTCTAGCAATAAAGAGCTGAAAAATGGAGAAGCTGTTGTAAACTATGCTGAAAAATTTAAAGCTGTTAAGTATGTTTGGGGAGGGGAAAGCCCCAGCGGATTTGATTGCTCGGGATTTACCAAGTATGTATATGCACATTTTGGAGTGAATCTTCCCCATAATGCTGCACAGCAATATAAGTATGGTAAAAAGATAAGCAAAAATAGCCTTAAGCCTGGAGATTTAGTTTTCTTTGGGAAAAAGTCTAACAGCATATATCATGTTGGGATATACATTGGCAATGGTAACTTTATAAATGCACCTAAAGCAGGAGAAAATGTAAAGATAACAGCACTATGTTATATGCCTGATTATTATGGCGCTAAGAGAATTAAAATTTAG
- a CDS encoding Gfo/Idh/MocA family protein: protein MKIGTIGTGSIVETFLDAVQQIENVECTAVFSRRIETGETLADKYDIKQVYTDFNLLLSDENVNFIYIASPNSLHYDYALKALQNGKNVICEKPFTSTVEETKTLINLARDKKLLLFEAITTLHLPNYNKIKEKLNSLGELKLVQCNYSQYSSRYDKFLAGEVTNIFNPAFSGGSLADINIYNLHFVTRLFGKAKEVKYIANIAENGIDTSGIALLKYDNFICECTGAKDSEGPNFAIIQGTKGYIKLNGAVNRCPSLEIVIDDKIETYNEQSFSNRMVYELIDFENIYNNNDLEESYKLLDHSLKVMETAVLARKDAGIVFAADNK, encoded by the coding sequence ATGAAAATAGGCACTATAGGTACGGGATCAATTGTAGAAACTTTTTTAGATGCTGTTCAGCAGATAGAAAATGTTGAATGTACAGCGGTTTTTTCCAGAAGAATAGAAACAGGTGAAACTCTTGCAGATAAATATGATATAAAGCAGGTATATACAGACTTTAATTTGCTTCTCAGTGATGAAAACGTAAACTTTATTTATATAGCTTCACCAAATAGTCTTCATTATGACTATGCTCTAAAGGCTCTACAAAATGGTAAAAATGTAATTTGTGAAAAGCCCTTTACCTCCACAGTAGAAGAAACAAAAACTTTAATAAATTTGGCAAGGGATAAAAAACTATTGCTATTTGAGGCAATCACCACCTTACATTTACCAAATTACAATAAGATCAAAGAAAAACTAAATTCTCTTGGTGAACTGAAATTAGTTCAGTGCAACTACTCTCAATACTCAAGCAGATATGATAAATTTTTAGCGGGAGAAGTTACAAATATATTTAATCCAGCCTTTTCTGGTGGTTCTCTAGCAGATATTAATATCTATAATTTGCACTTTGTAACAAGACTATTTGGAAAAGCTAAAGAGGTAAAATACATTGCTAATATTGCTGAAAATGGAATTGATACTTCTGGAATTGCCCTTTTAAAATATGATAATTTTATATGTGAATGTACCGGTGCTAAAGATTCTGAGGGTCCAAATTTTGCCATTATTCAAGGAACAAAAGGATATATAAAATTAAATGGTGCTGTAAATCGATGTCCTTCTCTTGAAATTGTAATTGATGATAAAATTGAAACTTATAATGAGCAGAGTTTTTCAAATAGAATGGTTTATGAGTTAATAGACTTTGAGAATATATACAATAACAATGATTTAGAAGAATCTTATAAACTATTGGATCACTCCCTAAAGGTCATGGAAACTGCAGTACTGGCAAGAAAAGATGCTGGAATTGTATTTGCAGCAGATAATAAATAA
- a CDS encoding lantibiotic protection ABC transporter ATP-binding protein: MNDLILETKGVKKYFGKQLAVNDVSIHIKRNCIYGLLGPNGAGKSTILKMVTGLLHPSEGEIIVFDEPWRREALAEIGALIESPALYGNLTAVENLTVFTKMMGISKNRIDEVLEIVDLKNTGKKLASQFSMGMKQRLGIAIALLNNPKLLILDEPTNGLDPIGIEELRELICSFPKQGITVILSSHILTEVSQIVDYVGIINNGEVKYENRVSHNENIEELFMNTVRGKIV, encoded by the coding sequence ATGAATGATTTAATATTGGAAACTAAAGGTGTTAAAAAATATTTTGGGAAGCAGCTGGCTGTAAATGATGTTTCAATTCACATTAAAAGAAACTGTATATATGGACTTTTAGGACCTAATGGAGCAGGAAAATCTACTATTTTAAAAATGGTTACAGGTTTATTGCATCCCAGTGAAGGGGAAATAATTGTGTTTGATGAACCTTGGAGAAGAGAAGCTCTTGCTGAAATAGGTGCCCTCATTGAATCGCCTGCTCTATATGGTAATCTTACAGCAGTTGAAAATTTAACAGTTTTTACAAAAATGATGGGAATTTCAAAAAATAGAATTGATGAAGTACTTGAGATAGTAGATCTCAAAAATACCGGTAAGAAGCTGGCATCACAGTTTTCTATGGGAATGAAACAGAGGCTTGGAATAGCAATAGCTCTGCTGAATAATCCAAAGCTGTTAATTCTTGATGAACCTACTAACGGACTTGATCCTATAGGAATTGAAGAACTTAGAGAGCTTATATGTTCTTTCCCAAAGCAGGGCATAACAGTTATACTATCAAGTCATATTTTGACAGAGGTTTCTCAGATTGTTGATTATGTTGGCATTATAAATAATGGTGAAGTAAAATATGAGAATAGAGTAAGCCACAATGAAAATATTGAAGAATTATTTATGAATACTGTAAGGGGGAAGATAGTATGA
- a CDS encoding radical SAM protein, translated as MSKAFNLSEYMSESIENIVKNILKASIRNPKETEFIIKYMLSVKQAKNKRDMLESKGEHIPPFFMGSIASNCNLHCKGCYARANKSCGDKPKSSEISEERWGQIFNEARELGISFALLLGGEPLMRRGVIEKASSVKEIVFPVFTNGTMFDKSYMDLFDKNRNLVPIISIEGDKDQTDARRGIGIYNLIMTAMDNLNDKGILFGGSITVTTENIMTVTGKEFVQELYNKGARVLLFVEYAPVAKSTRNLAPTDKERLILEEKIEELRKTFENMVFLSFPGDEKYSGGCLAAGRGFFHINVSGGAEPCPLSPYSDVNLKESSLREALKSPLFKKLKDNEMLLGDHVGGCLLFEKEEDVKGLLGL; from the coding sequence ATGAGTAAAGCATTTAATTTATCTGAATATATGAGTGAGAGTATTGAAAATATAGTAAAGAATATTTTAAAAGCATCTATAAGGAATCCCAAGGAAACTGAATTTATAATAAAATATATGCTATCAGTTAAGCAGGCAAAGAATAAGAGAGATATGCTGGAAAGTAAAGGAGAGCATATCCCGCCTTTTTTCATGGGAAGTATTGCGTCTAATTGTAATTTACATTGTAAGGGCTGCTATGCAAGAGCTAATAAATCCTGTGGAGATAAGCCAAAAAGTAGTGAGATATCAGAAGAAAGATGGGGACAGATATTTAATGAAGCAAGGGAGCTTGGAATTTCATTTGCACTATTGTTAGGAGGAGAACCCTTAATGAGAAGAGGGGTTATTGAAAAAGCTTCCTCTGTTAAAGAAATAGTTTTTCCAGTCTTTACTAATGGCACTATGTTTGATAAAAGTTATATGGATTTATTTGATAAAAATAGAAATCTTGTACCAATAATAAGTATTGAAGGTGATAAGGATCAAACTGATGCTAGAAGGGGAATTGGCATTTATAATTTAATAATGACTGCAATGGATAATTTAAACGACAAAGGAATTCTGTTTGGAGGTTCTATAACTGTAACAACTGAAAATATAATGACTGTTACAGGTAAAGAGTTTGTACAGGAACTTTACAATAAAGGAGCAAGAGTATTGTTATTTGTGGAGTATGCTCCAGTAGCTAAATCTACTAGAAATCTTGCACCTACAGATAAAGAACGTTTAATATTAGAAGAGAAGATAGAAGAATTAAGAAAAACATTTGAAAATATGGTGTTTTTATCATTCCCTGGTGATGAGAAATATTCAGGGGGATGTTTAGCAGCTGGAAGAGGATTTTTCCATATAAATGTAAGTGGTGGGGCAGAACCATGTCCACTTTCTCCTTATTCAGATGTTAATTTAAAAGAATCTAGTCTAAGAGAAGCTTTAAAATCACCACTATTTAAGAAACTAAAAGACAATGAAATGTTACTTGGAGACCATGTAGGTGGATGTCTATTATTTGAAAAAGAGGAGGATGTTAAAGGGTTATTAGGATTGTAA
- a CDS encoding sigma-70 family RNA polymerase sigma factor, translating into MRSNEINYVKRLKKGKEDALEFIVDKYLPLVKSAVYKVLSPLKKDGIIEECINDVFLSVWNNSSKFKGEESQFKSWIYKIAKFKAIDYYRKEIKNLEVNLEDEHIIENKSLEEEIIMKEDIKELIKLINTFEATDRNIFIMKFFLGMKSEDIAKKFDITRSAVDNRIYRGKKKLNKQVNNPSMEVI; encoded by the coding sequence ATGAGGAGTAATGAAATAAATTATGTTAAGAGGCTGAAAAAGGGAAAAGAAGATGCTTTGGAGTTCATAGTAGATAAATATCTGCCTTTAGTTAAATCTGCTGTATACAAGGTGTTATCACCACTAAAAAAGGATGGGATTATAGAAGAATGCATAAATGATGTATTTCTTTCTGTGTGGAATAACTCAAGTAAATTTAAGGGTGAAGAATCACAATTTAAGAGTTGGATATATAAAATAGCTAAATTTAAAGCTATAGATTATTACAGGAAAGAAATTAAAAATTTAGAGGTTAATTTAGAAGATGAACATATAATCGAGAACAAATCCTTGGAAGAAGAAATTATTATGAAGGAAGATATAAAAGAATTAATAAAACTTATAAACACTTTTGAAGCTACAGATAGAAATATATTCATTATGAAATTTTTTCTTGGAATGAAGTCTGAGGATATTGCTAAAAAATTTGATATTACCAGGTCTGCTGTAGATAACAGAATCTACAGGGGAAAGAAAAAGCTTAATAAACAGGTTAATAATCCAAGTATGGAGGTAATTTAA
- a CDS encoding DJ-1/PfpI family protein has translation MINIGILIFEEVEELDFIGPFEVLSYINKIKPESTNVWFVSDHEQIIQGFNGLRFFADYTINNCPHLDVLVIPGGQGRKSAMKNENILNFIKNRYIQLKYLCSVCTGAFIIASAGLLKDKSATTYHTAFDELSQMGVIVKKSKVVKDGKIITSAGVSSGIDLGLYVLKEIFDETIAKQVSEKIEYN, from the coding sequence ATGATTAATATTGGTATATTAATTTTTGAAGAAGTTGAAGAATTAGATTTTATTGGACCCTTTGAAGTTCTATCTTATATAAATAAAATAAAACCTGAAAGTACTAATGTTTGGTTCGTAAGTGATCATGAACAAATAATTCAAGGATTTAATGGATTAAGATTTTTTGCAGATTATACTATTAATAATTGCCCACATTTAGATGTATTGGTAATTCCAGGTGGACAAGGTAGAAAATCAGCAATGAAAAATGAAAATATACTTAATTTTATAAAAAATAGATATATTCAATTGAAATATTTATGTTCTGTATGTACAGGTGCTTTTATAATTGCCAGTGCAGGTCTTTTGAAAGATAAATCAGCTACTACCTATCATACTGCTTTTGATGAACTTTCTCAAATGGGTGTAATTGTGAAAAAGTCTAAAGTAGTAAAAGATGGTAAAATCATTACAAGTGCAGGAGTATCTTCTGGTATAGATTTAGGTCTATATGTGTTAAAAGAAATATTTGATGAAACTATAGCTAAGCAGGTATCTGAGAAAATTGAATATAATTGA
- a CDS encoding sensor histidine kinase has product MLEKKSLKAQFVMSFILVIIFSIIPTIITYFIGYNIYIAVEYKNIYPANYYERKASDIGDYLKEKGIETLDIREKQALDKLIPAEGIKYQVINENAKVIYGTDREKIIADSADLYKKVNTRIGLKGRYVNIIPILDTKGKMAGVVSLSYMLKPYYVNSADKIWMIPLSIIIIFSPFIYIIFFTIIFSSKFQHSIGKPLNMLIQAAKEVKRKNLDFSVDYTADNEIGKLCEAFNEMKSELKISLISQWKIEQERHEMVETLAHDLKTPLSIIKGYTESLLDGNYRDNEKSIRYLNVIRENTDKGSNLIKEMLYAAEIENTNMEINSSSVDIEAFMKIKEESYEMICKDKKIKIKVNIDYKNNYKISCSIDILKLERILDNIVLNSIYYTPEEGKININVYVEDKNMKFTVQDTGKGFSSKDLSNIFYKFYRGDKARSSKNGNAGLGLYIAKKLVEIYGGSIKAFNSESGGACVEFILKMI; this is encoded by the coding sequence ATGTTAGAGAAAAAATCTTTGAAAGCACAATTTGTAATGAGTTTTATATTGGTTATTATATTTAGCATTATTCCGACAATTATAACTTATTTTATTGGTTATAATATTTATATAGCTGTTGAATATAAAAATATATATCCAGCTAATTATTATGAAAGAAAAGCTTCTGATATTGGAGATTATCTCAAGGAAAAAGGTATAGAAACTTTAGATATTAGAGAGAAACAAGCTCTTGATAAGCTTATTCCAGCAGAGGGAATTAAATATCAGGTTATAAATGAAAATGCAAAAGTCATATATGGAACTGATAGGGAAAAAATAATAGCTGATAGTGCTGACTTATACAAAAAAGTTAACACTCGTATAGGGCTTAAAGGGAGATATGTTAACATTATTCCTATATTAGATACTAAGGGCAAAATGGCAGGAGTGGTATCTTTATCCTATATGCTGAAGCCCTATTATGTAAATTCAGCAGATAAAATATGGATGATACCGTTATCTATTATAATTATTTTTTCTCCATTTATCTATATAATATTTTTTACTATCATTTTTTCCAGTAAATTTCAACATAGTATAGGCAAACCCTTAAATATGCTTATACAAGCAGCTAAAGAGGTTAAGAGGAAAAATCTTGATTTTAGTGTAGATTATACTGCTGATAATGAGATTGGCAAATTGTGTGAGGCCTTTAATGAAATGAAATCTGAACTTAAGATATCATTGATATCCCAGTGGAAAATAGAACAGGAAAGGCATGAAATGGTAGAGACTTTGGCCCATGATTTAAAAACGCCCCTTTCCATTATCAAAGGATATACTGAATCGCTTTTGGACGGGAATTATAGGGATAATGAAAAATCAATTAGATACTTGAATGTAATAAGAGAAAATACAGATAAAGGATCCAACCTTATAAAAGAAATGCTTTATGCTGCTGAAATAGAGAATACCAACATGGAAATTAATAGTAGCTCAGTAGATATAGAGGCTTTCATGAAGATAAAAGAAGAAAGCTATGAGATGATTTGTAAAGATAAAAAAATAAAAATTAAAGTAAATATAGATTATAAAAATAATTATAAAATATCCTGCTCTATTGATATATTAAAGCTTGAACGAATATTGGATAATATTGTGTTAAACAGCATTTATTATACACCTGAAGAGGGAAAAATAAATATTAATGTATATGTTGAGGATAAAAATATGAAGTTTACAGTACAGGATACGGGTAAGGGATTCAGCAGTAAAGATTTATCCAATATTTTCTACAAATTTTATAGAGGAGATAAAGCCCGCAGTTCGAAAAATGGTAATGCAGGACTTGGACTTTATATTGCAAAAAAACTGGTAGAGATATATGGTGGTAGTATAAAGGCTTTTAATTCAGAAAGTGGCGGAGCATGTGTAGAGTTTATTTTGAAAATGATTTGA
- a CDS encoding response regulator transcription factor: MSKILIIDDEEDLVTLLKDSLENRGHTVFTAYNGLGGIEKSEEQPEIIVLDIMMPDMDGYEVCRNIRDRVQCPIIFLSAKQSEMDKIKGFALGGDDYIIKPFSIKELMARIDAHLRREKRAIFLNEAGKRVLLNFKNLTIDLKAREVHINNIAVILTKKEFNIIQLLSLHPGQIFSKEQIYEKIWGYDAEGDSSTVTEHVKKIRAKFSEIDSGTQYISTAWGIGYRWEKIK; encoded by the coding sequence ATGAGTAAAATTCTTATAATAGATGATGAGGAGGATCTTGTAACACTTTTAAAAGATTCTTTGGAAAACAGAGGACATACTGTTTTTACTGCCTATAACGGGCTAGGGGGGATAGAAAAGTCAGAAGAACAACCAGAAATTATAGTACTTGATATAATGATGCCGGATATGGATGGGTATGAGGTGTGTAGGAATATAAGAGACAGGGTGCAATGTCCCATAATATTTTTAAGTGCAAAACAATCAGAAATGGATAAAATTAAAGGTTTTGCATTAGGCGGAGATGATTATATAATAAAGCCCTTTAGTATTAAGGAGTTAATGGCAAGAATTGATGCACACTTAAGGAGAGAGAAAAGAGCTATTTTCCTTAATGAGGCGGGGAAAAGAGTCTTGCTTAATTTTAAAAACCTCACAATAGATTTAAAAGCTCGTGAAGTTCATATTAACAATATAGCTGTAATTCTTACAAAAAAGGAATTTAACATAATTCAATTATTGTCATTACATCCAGGACAGATATTTTCTAAAGAACAGATTTATGAAAAAATTTGGGGATATGATGCAGAAGGAGATTCTTCAACAGTAACAGAACATGTTAAGAAAATTAGGGCAAAGTTTAGTGAAATTGATTCAGGTACTCAGTATATATCTACAGCATGGGGTATAGGATACCGCTGGGAAAAAATTAAATAA
- a CDS encoding YciI family protein produces MFILSLNYIKPMDEVEEYLSSHILFLDKYYSSKNFICSGRKNPRTGGIILCNAENIDEVNAIISEDPFYKEKIAAYEITEFFPTKYADSFKSFIQ; encoded by the coding sequence ATGTTTATATTAAGCCTTAATTATATCAAGCCTATGGATGAAGTAGAAGAATACTTATCCAGTCATATATTATTTCTAGATAAATATTATAGCAGCAAAAATTTTATTTGTTCTGGAAGGAAAAATCCACGTACAGGTGGAATTATTCTTTGTAATGCTGAAAACATTGATGAAGTTAATGCCATAATAAGTGAAGATCCATTTTATAAAGAAAAAATTGCTGCCTATGAAATTACGGAATTTTTTCCTACTAAATATGCCGATAGTTTCAAATCTTTTATTCAATAA
- a CDS encoding lantibiotic immunity ABC transporter MutE/EpiE family permease subunit, with the protein MIGIIQAEYLKYKRTFMKWLIILVPLFFVILSVFPKIIIPDGYLRPWDLIIDLVYNWWSFIFIPIGFALFAVLVNSQEKRAGNYRTVKSCKVSPISIWIGKIIVMAIHSLFATFVLIVAVLISGMILASGNVPWLKIVIGAFTIWLTSLAIIPIQLFIASWSGIFGSMIMGILGFLIGVAEAPTKYWIYIPWSWPIRLMCPILGIHPNGISLENNSPLLSSSVIPIGIIVSVAAVIVFTFLTAKWFERREVR; encoded by the coding sequence ATGATCGGCATAATCCAAGCTGAATATCTTAAATACAAGAGAACATTTATGAAGTGGCTTATAATATTAGTGCCATTGTTTTTTGTAATACTTTCAGTATTCCCTAAAATAATTATTCCTGATGGATATTTAAGGCCTTGGGATCTTATTATTGACCTTGTGTACAATTGGTGGTCTTTTATATTTATTCCCATAGGTTTTGCATTGTTTGCTGTATTAGTTAATTCACAGGAAAAAAGAGCTGGTAATTATAGAACTGTTAAGTCTTGCAAGGTATCACCAATATCTATATGGATAGGGAAGATCATTGTTATGGCAATACACTCTTTATTTGCAACTTTTGTACTTATAGTTGCTGTTCTAATTTCAGGAATGATATTAGCTTCAGGAAATGTACCTTGGTTGAAAATAGTTATTGGTGCTTTTACAATTTGGCTTACATCTCTTGCAATAATACCAATACAGTTATTTATAGCTTCATGGAGTGGTATATTTGGAAGTATGATAATGGGTATATTAGGATTTCTTATAGGAGTTGCTGAGGCTCCTACTAAGTATTGGATATATATACCCTGGAGCTGGCCAATCAGACTTATGTGTCCAATACTAGGAATACATCCTAATGGGATTTCTTTAGAGAATAATAGTCCTTTGTTGAGTTCTTCAGTAATACCAATAGGAATAATTGTATCAGTAGCAGCTGTTATTGTTTTTACTTTTCTAACAGCTAAATGGTTTGAGAGGAGAGAAGTCCGATGA
- a CDS encoding IS3 family transposase, translated as MLKTVRLLRSTYYYNLSVEGKQKSKPKGGKPRGYSLNKKNQKVCDDLIKEFIIESIDGDAINYGYRKITYHLRKYYNLIINPKKVYRLCKELGILKDQRVIKPKVKKTIAANRIITGSNQLWEMDIKYGYIHGQDKFFYLLNLIDIFDRSIIDYHMGFHCEAKDASALLRKCLIRRNLFEEGVNKPVIRTDNGPQFVSYKFSECCEEIKVEHERIPVKTPNKNAHIESFHRILEDECFKNNEFETYAQAYEAVNDFMVRYNDRRIHSSLGFMSPNEFYTLHFRENLTGIEIRV; from the coding sequence GTGCTTAAAACAGTTAGGCTTCTTAGATCAACATATTACTATAATTTAAGTGTTGAAGGCAAACAAAAATCAAAACCTAAAGGCGGTAAGCCTAGAGGATACAGCCTAAATAAAAAGAATCAAAAGGTATGTGATGACCTTATTAAAGAGTTTATTATTGAGTCAATTGATGGTGATGCCATTAATTATGGTTATAGAAAAATAACTTATCATCTGCGAAAATATTATAATCTTATAATTAATCCTAAGAAGGTTTACAGGCTTTGCAAGGAGCTTGGCATACTTAAAGATCAAAGAGTTATCAAACCTAAAGTGAAAAAAACTATTGCAGCTAACAGAATTATAACAGGTTCCAATCAGCTTTGGGAAATGGATATAAAGTATGGTTATATTCATGGTCAAGATAAATTCTTCTACTTGTTAAACCTAATTGATATTTTTGATAGAAGTATTATTGATTATCACATGGGATTTCACTGTGAAGCTAAAGATGCGTCAGCATTATTAAGAAAATGTTTAATAAGAAGAAATCTATTTGAGGAAGGAGTTAACAAGCCTGTAATAAGAACAGATAACGGACCACAGTTTGTAAGTTATAAATTTAGTGAATGCTGTGAGGAAATCAAGGTAGAACACGAGAGAATACCAGTAAAAACACCAAATAAAAATGCTCATATAGAATCATTTCACCGAATACTTGAGGATGAATGTTTTAAAAATAATGAATTTGAAACTTATGCACAAGCCTATGAGGCAGTAAACGATTTTATGGTTCGATATAATGACAGAAGAATACATTCAAGCTTAGGTTTTATGTCACCAAATGAATTTTATACCCTTCATTTTAGAGAAAATCTAACTGGTATTGAAATAAGGGTCTAA